GGTGGACTGTGGATTTCAAATGTCTGGCCACTGAGAGGTCCTCGCTGTTGCTGCGACAGAGCGAAGATGGTcagtgatctcctagtctgcgtccagtctctccgatgtgggGGGGAGCACTAGATGCAGGAGATGACTccttgtttggggccccaaagagCAGCGAGGGAGAGGGGTATGGGCTTAAATGTGGCGTTTCCATCAGTCTTGAGGGGGATTAGGTGCtgttgggggtggtggagaggtgAAGGGTCTGGAAGGAAGGACCGCAGGCTAACGTGGGGCCGGTCACTGTGGGCGATGGTCGGGAGACGTGTCGTGGGTGGGCCAGGACGGGGAGCAGGAGGAGCGTAAGGGTTAACGTTCATGCGTGGAGccggagggtggagagaaagaAGTTTCGCGGTTAGCTGCAGGGCAGGACCGAACGGGGAAGTGTGAGGGATAAAGTTTGCTGGGAGGAAGAAGGGGGTGTTGGTTGAAGGAAGTAAAACTTCGACACAGGTCCATCACGTGAGTCCTCTTTGTTCGTGCAGCGTTCACGAGGCAGTCGCTACACAACTCTTTGGTTTTGCCAACACTGAAAGAGAGTTTGTTGTCCTGACACTGTTACATTCCTGtcattccaaatatttaaaaataaccttgaataattctAATTACCTGTAATGAAAATGCTAGCTAACAAGGAAGTTAATTGTCAATTCCCGGAGAGAGCAAATTAGGTTTTGCAAAGACAATTGAATAGGGCGTGTGCCAATATTTAGACATAATCTCATTTTACTTTCACAGGATCACacgatataagagcagaagtagaccgATCGGCCCGTtgggcctgctctgccatttaatcatgagctgagccTCATCACTCAGTGCTCTGCTGTTCCAGCAGGGttagaatcctgcgctgtctgcaaggcgTTTGTacagttctccctgtgtctgcgtgggtttcaaaTCCTGAGCTgcgtgcaaggagtttgtacagttctccccgtgtctgtgtggagttgGAATCCCGCGCTGCCTGCAAGAAGCTTGTacagttctccctgtgtctgagtggagtcaaatcccacgctatctgcaagaagtttgtacggttctccccgtgtttgagtGGGGTTCATCcaaggagctccggtttcctcccacctttcataaCGTACCAAGGatttgtcagttaattggtgtacttggggaggcacaggcttgtggtctggaaagggcctgttaccacgctgtgtcTCTAACTTATAAATGATGAAGTTAAACCCATCCAATTTTTAAACGTTGAGATAGTACCTTTCCCAACCACTCCTCCAGCAACCTGCCCCATGCCCCCATtgccaatgttccctctaatttttagcaaAAATCACCTTGTTGTGCAAAAGTAGGTGTGcgaatgtaaacttgaaattgtttccagATAATTTTGGTACAGCCCTTCTCTCATAGCTTGTATCAGCATGTTTTAATATCATAGATGTAGGATTAACTACTTGTTTAATCAACTAACTATTAACAGAAACAGTTGGCTGAGATTATTTTCCTTCTTTTAAACCTTTTTATTAACTTTTCATAATATACACGACacaaggagaatagaaataacacaattaaaatgggaCGTCCAAGTCTACATAGTAAAATAATCAGATATATACTCCAGACTTAAAATGCAATCTATTCAAAATAATTCTCCTAATATAGAAAATGgagattaaaaaatatttataatattatataaaaaagaaaataatctgctcaaaatatatataataataaGTGGCCTATCCTGAGGATTTGTCGCTGTTTAAAACATCGCTCTGGTCTACAAAAACGACAAGAATTATATTGCGTCTGGAAAGGATGAGTTAATTTACAGAATAACGAAAGTCAGCAATAGATGGTTCCCTTGTTTCATCAAATTTAGTCATCGTATCTAAAGTATGACTTTCTAATTTAAGAAAGACCTACGCAAGAAATCCATTGAAATAATGCCAGAGAATCAGAGTCTTTtcgatttgaataaaatggctcttCAAGCTAACCCGATATGCAGAAGGAGGTCAACAACACAACCTATGcctgtaattccaaaaagaacAGTTGAGGGGTTGGTGTGTATTTGAATAACCAGAATAATtgatagaatttaaaaaatatctttccaaaatttttcttaactgggacatgaccaaaacatatgagtcaATGAAGTCACCTCAGTATTGCATCTATCACAAGTAGAACTCATATTAGGAAAAGTGCAAGCTAGTTTACCTTTAGACATAGcagctctatgaactattttaaactgtattaaGGAATGAAGTGCACAtagtgaagaagtattaactagtctAGTAATTTTTCCCCATGTTTCAGGAGATAAAGTTAGATGAAGTTCTAATTCCCATGTTGTGAGGACTGATCTCAAatttcagaatcggaatcaggatttattatcatgaacaagtcatgaaatttggtgttttgcggcagcgtcacagggcaaacattcatgttataacgaTCTCAAATTTAATATAAGAGTATAAATTGTACCAATTAAAACCTTCTGAAAGGCATTTAACCAGAACAAAGGGTCAAGTAAATCTGGTTGTTGTAACGTTAGATAATTTGACATTACCGTACTCAGGAAATTTCTAATCCATAGAAATCTAAAAAATTCCATGTACGGTCAATTATATTTGTTAGAATCAAACCACCATTATCGAATAAATCTACAAAAGAgatcattcctttaatcttccaaATAAGGAAGTTTTGGTCAAGAGcagatgatgtaaaaaaaataattaagacgTAGAATATGAGCCAAGGCAAAAAATATCAGcccaaaaaaaacctttgaagTTGAAACCAAATACTGGTACGTcatttatagaaacatagaaacttagaagataggagcaggagtaggtcatttggcccttcgagtctgctccaccattcaatgagatcatggctgatcttaaagttcagtaccctgtccctgccttctctccgtaacccctaattcccttatactgaagaaatatatctaattccctcttataAATATACTTCCTATCCTAAATAGTCTGAAAGGTTGCGCTGGTCCTAATGAAGGAAGCTAAGGGATAATtctggacagatttcaattccaaatctactcAGAGTGGACGATCAGATTTATCAGAATAATAAATTGTATCATGAATATTAACCACCCGATAGTAAAATCTCGGTCAGGCTAAATCAATATCCTTCTCAGGTTTGGGTAAGCAAAACTTATTCAATCTGGCCcccaaatacaagatgaaatattCAGATCTATTATCAAAATTagatttcagaataaaaattGGGGCAGCTTGAAATAGGTATAAAATATAAGGTAATAATATCATCTGAACAGCATTAATTCGACCAACCGAAGACAAAGTCAATGAGGACCAACAAGAAACAGATTGTTTCTCAAAAGCTAATAAAGgtgaacattttaatttaaacaaatcttTAAGCTTCCCAGTGATTTGAACACCTAAATAAGTAAAATACtcttttcaataagtataattattaattgccACGTTATTTCATTATGGGcgcattcatttcctttgtgtgctggttgcaaaatgtacacccccccaccctctatTTTAAAACATTACCCCTCAGATTCTTGTCCAACCTCTCTCatgcttacccccccccccctgtaatATTCTGGCAATTTGCAGCCCTTCGTCCCTTGATGTCGTTCTGACCTATTCCGCAACAATCCAGCGTTTCCCTCCCTCAAACCCTGATTTCTTTTCTCCCCCTTCTTTCCTATTTGAGAGTCTTTTAAAGCACTCTGTGCAGATCTGGTTGCCTCACTAccaggaggaggaggtgggagcCGTAGAaagggtgctgaggagatttacaaggatgttgcctggctcgGGGAGTAGGCCTCATGAAAAACAAGTTGGGTGAGCTCGACCCTTTCTTCTTGGAGTGGCAGAGGTTGAGGGGTGACCTGAGACTGGGGTTTAAGATGGTGAGAGGCATTAATCATGTGGATAATCAGATGCTgtctcccagggctgaaatggttgccagagagagtgcagagaaggttcacgagaatgttgacaggatgtcagggtttgagttacagagaaaggttgagcagcctgggggttttttctctggagcgtagaagattgagaggagatttgatggaggtgttcaagattttaaaagggacagagagagtcaacgtggataggttttttcatttaagagtgggggatattcaaaccagaggccatggtttgagattgcagggggaaaattataaggggaacatgaggggaaatttcttcacacaaagggtggttgggatgtggaataagcttctggcagagatggttgaagcaaggacattatttacatttaaggaaagactggataattacatggaggggagaggattggaggggtttggaccaggtgctggtcagtgggactaggagggtggggatttgttccggcatggactagtagggccaaactggcctgttctgtgctgtatatggttatatggttataagaaaacacgggtttaaggtgctggagttcatttaactagtgacctattgcggacactcaacacctcctcacttgttaggaaggtgcaACACCAACTGCACCTCCTGAGAAAAGTCAAGAGGGCAAGGATACCAGCCACCATCCCGTCAACCTTctgtcgagagcgtcctggccggctgcatcgcaATGCGGCATGCTTGCTGCAGAGAAACAGATCGGAGATCAATCCGTGGGACCATAAGAGGGGCAGAGACGATCACCTGGGGtctcattccacccccccccactccgccccaTTCACagaatctaccaggatcgttgtctgaagagggcgcaaaaAACCGTCAAGGGCCcttttccaccccacacacagcacctTCCAGCTAGCTGCTcgtgtcggggaagagatccaggaggatcagagccagcaccaccaggctgaagaatagCTTCTCCCTGTGGGCAGTGAggacgctgaatgaccaaaggatccgctcgcactcaccctccgagaccctcatattcatgaaacaatatttatttgtatgtttgtgtACATGAATACATGCCCTGCAAATGTATAGttcgtctgtgtgtgtgttacgtctgggtgTGTGTCCACATGCTTTGTTTGCCCTGagaaccggagaatgctgtttcgtcgggttgtacttgtttgatcgggtgacaataaacttgacttgatagtcCCTGGTCCAACAAAATCTTTCTGTTAAGTGGCAAAGTTCCAGGAATTTGATTGAAAACAAATTTGACCCAATCTGCTAATTGACACCTAATTATAAACAGCAAAGAGAGCTCTAATCCTTGCACTGTGCGCACCTTCAATGCATCAATGcccccgagcgtaaagccctgcaaaaggcagtggacgcagcccaggacatcacgggccatcgacagggaacgctgccgtcggagagcagcagcgatcattgaGGACCCACACTGCCCGGCACACGCTTGGTTCTCgctgctgctgtcaggaaagaggtatcggtgccacaagacccacacccaccaggttcagtaacagctgctccccctccaccatcagactcctcaacgacaaactcaatcagggactcatttaaggatttacACATTATTTACTATTGACTATTCACTTccttctttatttacatttcaaaATTCCTTTACTGCCATGTACAaaacgtgtaatattacatcaaaTTGCCCTAAGGTGGACAAAGAGTCAACATTATTACTACCTGCCACCCCTTGCATggtgaaagaaagagaagcaaagagagtcgtgtccccccctccccagagtcactgagtgtccgtaaaTTCACCTCCAGTGGCCACCCTGAGCACCAAATCCAAATTCTCACTTCcccaggaagaagctgttccttggcctggtggggctggctgtgatcctcctgtatctcttccccgacgggagcgaCCGGATGACGCTGCGCACGAGGGGCAGGGGCCCTCaacgattttgcgcgccctctttaGATGACGATCCCGGTAGACCACGTCGATGGGGTgggttggggagagggagaccccagttatCCTCTCTGCTGCCCTTATGGTCCtggggattgacctccgatccatttccctgcagcgaCTGtacccgcactgtgatgcagctgggcaggtcgctctccatagagctcctgtagaaggttgacatgacggtggctggtagtcttgcccgcctcagtcttctcagagaGTGCAGTTGCTGCTGTGACTtcctgaatctcagggttgtatgtgatgtcaagtatgtacaataaatctgaactttaaacatTTTGACCAGAAAAATACCTGCCTGCACGATTGAGACACCACTTCTCATTTCTTGTATTGCTGtgattgaatatttattatcttttatatttagTTTCTATTATTTGGAAGAGTTCGAGGAGATTCAGGACATCACCAaagtctcttgcaaatttctacagtgccccgtggagagaattctgcctggtacagaggcgccgCTACACAGGACAGGAAGGGACTACGAAGAGTTTGGAACTCGGCCGGCGACATCACGGGAGCCAGTCTCTAATCCATCGAGGAAAgccgcctctatcctcaaggatcaccctcccccccaccacccaagccgtgccctcttcactctgccaccatcaaggAAGGagttccaggagcctgaagacgagctctcagcggcacaaggacagcttcttcccctccgccacctgattcctgaacggacaatgaaccacagagacCGCCatcatttatttatctttaaaaaatttatgaACTGTAATTTTTACAGTAATTTTGTACCTTGTTCTGCTCAACatcactgctgcaaaacaataaacGTTATAAAGATAAAGTTATTCAGATAATGCTACATTTtacaatgtaacatacataattctttaactttgtccaccataaggaagacagagtcaccactttgtccagcaccccgtCACAGatatgaggccccagcaaggattgAACTCACAaccaacccctggtttacaaggccaaagctctaaccactgagctatcagagcctgtGACACATTAATGACAATGATCCGAAAAGATGACaggtgcagggcatcagaaaacggggagaccacccccctccccccactcccgcgTTTGAGAGAGAGTAGCAGAGGAGATGACTTCACCGGACGGTGACCACGGCCAGCGAGGGGGCCCAGCGGCTGGAGAGTGCGCAGCTGGCGGGGGCTGCTGGCGCCTCGAGGTGTGGGGCCCATCCAGGCTGCAGGCGACTGGGCTGCTGGAGTCCGGctgggagactggctgaagggggcgccaggtatcggaactgggacaCGAGTGgatgctgagggcttcctgattgcatcggaggtgtgcatctggagctcgggtgactgcgggaggcgaatccacagactctTGGTGACtcagggaggggtggtggtggggactcTCTTCtgatctttctctgactgtaagggggaaCCTGCAATTTCTACTGAATCTTCGTCTCCCTTTCGGTCGACTAGGGGaaatgtcatgtaatattacattttccttTCCATTACGTGGCAATAAAAAATAATCTTGCATCTTGATATTCACCATTAGAAATATTTTTACTTTAAAAACCTGGCCGCAGCAAGTGGGAATTTCAGTGGATGAGTTCGTTGTATATCTGAAAATAAACTCGTTATCAAATGTCGACAGGGTACAAATGTTTCATAACACTGTCTCATTGCTCATTCTCAAGGGGAACAATCGTACATTTTGCACCTTACCTTAAAATTTGGGATATTTTCATGCCCTAATACGTGTCCTGATACATAAGATCgacataattatggaaaagaatagatcTGCTCAGCTAATTGAAACAACCTTATTTACTTGCAGTGTTCCTTGGAGATGTTATCCTaagaaccggtacggacttgaagggccgacatggcctgtttccgtgctgtaaacggttatatggttatatggttatataattccctgaaggtggtgtggcaggtggacagggttgtaaagaaaacttttggtacCTTAGCCTTTGtacatcaaagtattgagtacaggagtttggaGGTTACGTTAacgttgtttaagacattggtgaggccaaatctggaatatctggtcgccaaactactgGAAGGACATCGGTAAGAGAGTACAgaaatttacgaggatgttgccgggtcttcaggggtCGAGTTACAGGGGAGGACTGAACACCTTAGGATTTTATCCCTtgcagtgaagaagaatgaggtgagatttgttCACAAGATTACGAGGAGTGTACATGGAATGGATGCGGGTCGGTTGTTTCCACTCAGATTGGGTGAGATCAAGGTGAGaggttttaagctgaagggggaaaggtttaggggcgAAATTAGGGAAAAGTTCTTCActtggagagagaggggagtgaggaatgagctgtcatctgGTGTGGGCTCGatcgttttaagaataaattggatagataaatggatgggagaggtctggagggttatggactaggagcagaggggctgaatggtctgtttacTTGTGCTGCAGCATTCTCTGGTTCTGTTTATGTTTATAATCTCCTGCCTTCATGTCATTTTAAATCTGACCAGAGACTCATCCATTGAGGTGCTATTTTTAGGCTTTTATATTtgcgcagggaccgctccctcagtGACTTCTTCGTCCGCTTCTCCTTCCCCACCCATCATCCCCtcgggacctacccctgtgaccacggGAGATGCTCCACtcacgcccacacctcctcctgcaCTGCTGTTTGGGGCCTCAAGCCATCCTTCGCTTCACTTGCCAATCTGTGGGGGGGGATCGTCCGCTGCGTCCGGCGCTCCCGCCGCGGCCTCTTCTGCATGGGAGAGGccgggcacagactgggagatcacctcACAAAATGGCAGGGATCCCCAGTGGACGCCCGTTCCAATTCCCCGTCCTGTTCCCTCGGCCGACGTGTCTCCCCGTGGTCTCATGCACGGCCGGACTGagaccatccgcaaattggaggaccaGCACCTTGTCTTCCATCTGGGAACCTTCCGAccggacagcattaacatcgacttctctggctttcgttaaacacccttcccccttctcccccacagactgtatcacatccaattaacacctctagttggtctggattcctcccccattgtttgaattcggaGACATTCTGATCTATCCTtgaggaaggtctcaggcccgaaaggTTGGGGATATATCTCTGTCTCCTGTAGACGCTGAAAAgatcggccgagttcctccagcatttcggtgcttTCAATGCTAATTTTTGGAGTTCAAATACTCTGTGCTTAGCTGGGTAAATCGGGTTTGGCCACTTAGCAGATCAGACGGTGACACATCCGCTGTCTCCATGCCAAGCCCAGATGGAGCTGGTGTGGGTTATTTCCCTGTTGAATGCAGCTGAGTGAGTTTGGGAATCTGACAGACGGCCCGGTGGATGTCATGGTCAGTGCCACGCTGTTGCCAATGCCAACGATCGGGGCCGGGGTTTGAGTCCTgcattgtctgtgaggagtttgtacggttctccccaagtctgtgtgggttcccccGGGGGGTCTGGTTTCccctcactgttcaaaacataccatggggaggggggagttgtaggtgaattgggctcatgggccgaaagggcctgttaccgagttgtatcccaattttaaaaattaaaagatattGTTCAGTGTGAGACGTGAATGTGGCCACTGTGTTCCCTGGGACAGGGTAGGGTAGAGGGGTCTCACACTGACCTCTCCCACCACCCCTctggtgggtcacacactgacctctctccccactctggtGGGTCACATACTAACCTCTCCCCTCTAtggagggtcacacactgacctcccCTCCGGTGGGTCACACAATGACCTCCCCCCTctggtgggtcacacactgacctctcccccccctctggtgGGTCCCCCCGGAAGCCGACAGTATGAATAATGGGATCTTAttctggttaccagtggtgtttattttatttaaaatcatttttaaaatgtagacatacagcacggtaacaggccattcggccccacaaatctgtgccacccaatttacaccccattaacctacacccccactggtacgttttgaagggtgggaagaaactggaggccCCCTCCATggaaaacccgcacagacacgGGACAAAAGGCCaatcccttacagacagcaccaaccACTGGCgccgtaaaggcattgcaccAACCCCCCATGCCTAACCGTGCCTCCAAACAGTGTTCTGTAGGGGTCGGcattggggggaggaggagggtcaCTTCTTTTTGACATTCATAAGAATTTATTTGGCCtcgtggctaaatttgcagatgaatcgGTGGCAAGTGCTGCTGAGGACACaaaagagagacttggataggttTGGAGAACAGGTGGATGAAGTACAATGTGGGAAAGCGCATGGTTGTACACTTCCAACAGAGAAACAGACGGGCAGATTATTATCAAAATTGCAAgaggcaaagggacctgggagttctcatgcaggataccctaaaggttaacgtccaggttgagtcagtggtgatgaAGGTGTCTATTTCTAGAGGGGTAGCGTACAAGGGCAGGGACATGATGCTGAGACTCTATAATCCCCTGgcaagacctcacttggagactgtgtacagttttgggcaccttatttgagaaaaggcgCTCTGGCGTTTGAGAGGGTGATACCGGGAATGAAAGGGGAACCACATGAGGAAcgattgtcggctcttggactcaACTCATTGGAGGGcagaaggaaggggggggggttatcctcagaggcattttgaatgctgaaagggccGGATGCAGCAAGGATGGTCGGGAGTCCCGGATAACAGGGCACGACTTCAGGGTAAAAAGACGGCAATTTAaagcagagaaatttcttcagccagagggtggtgagtgagtctgtggaacttgcagCCACGGGTGCCCAtggaagcgaggtcgttgggcgtatttaaggcagaggttggtgGGTATTCAATCagtcagggttatggggagaaagccgggccatggggctgaatgggaagatGGACCAGCTTGCGGTTaggatggtggagcagactcgatggggtgATGGGCCTCCTGCTCCCCTATCTTGTTATCACGTATATTTTGGGAGATTCCCCTCCCCTCCGTGGGTAGCAACTGCCCGGATTTCCCCGCCACTGCCTTGGCCAGGAGATCCTCCTGTGCTTTGAGCTTGCGGATCATGGCAGGGACTGGCTTGCAGCCAAGCTGCGAGAAGAAGCGTCTGCCAGCTCGGTAGTAGGTGAGGGCCCCAGCCACGTGGTTCGCTCGCGGGTCATCCGGGTAGAAGCCGGCCCGCTCCATTGCCCTCCGGGTGCATTGCCCCACATGGGGCAGGTCCAGCGGCAGGAGGGTGATGAATCGGGCGCTGGCCCACAGTGGGTGCCTGCCCTTGGCCAGCCGGGCCAGCGCCTCTCTGCTGCCGACCGGTCGGCGGGCGACCAGGTCGCCGCCGATGCTGCTGAGCAGGATGAAGATGGCGCCATCGGGATGGCTGGAGGCCAGCAGCTGGCTGACAGAGTCCAGGAGCTTGGGCGCCGCATGCTCCATGTGgtcaaagaggaggaaagggacgTGGCTGGTTTTCCGTGCTCTGGACAGGACGACTGGGGCTTGGGAGGACACGTCCCCCTCGGGGTGATGCAGGGCCGAGTGTAGATACACCACCTCAGGTTCTAGGGTGGATTTGAAGTGCTTGGACAGCAACATCCCCAAGAAACTCTTCCCCACGCCCCGGGGGCCGTGGACGGAGAGCAGCAGAGGCTCGGTGGGCCGCGAGGTGGACAGGTAACCCCTCAGGAGCCTGGTCAACCTCTGCACGGCCAGGGCCTGCCCTACCAGTTCTCCGTAGAGCATCCTCTCCAGGTGGCCCAGCTCGTAGGCAGCCACGATCTCCTCGGGATCCTCGCTGCCGCTGTACACCTGCGCAGCCACCACGCCGCCCAGTACGTACAGCAGGCAGGTGGCCAGCGCGTCTGTCCCCGGCCACGCTCCCGCCAGCCTCTGCGGCTTGTGCCCTACTCGTCTCTTGCTGCCGCACTTCTTCTTCTCGGCTGGCCGGTGGAGTGATGCCGTGTCTGCTCCCGTCCTGGACCGGGGCTGGCGCCTGCTTCTCACCAGACGCAGTTTGGTGGTAACTCTCACCAGACGGTACTTCTTCTGCCCCTCCATCTCCCGCCGCTTCCTGCAGGCGAGAAGATTTCAAAATTCTTGTCAGAGTCAGTGGCTGAGACCTACAGAGCTGGGAAGGGAGGGGAGCCCAGCAgaagcggggacctcaggctccagacaggagcggggacctcgggttcTACAATTTTTCAACCACAAAAGTTCAATcgaactccccccccccagcatttATTGACTCCCTTTTGACCCCCCCTGGCATTTTTTGAATAGTCCAATTGACCCCCAGGGGTCAGTTTTGACCACatctttccactgagagtgggcgagatacaaaccagagaacatgggttaagggtgaaaggggaaaaatttaggggaactTATACACTCAGAgcatggtaggagtgtggaacaagctgaagtggtgaatgctgactcaatttggacatggatgggaggggtgtggagggccatgtactgggtgcagatcagtgggactaggaaaatgtggcctgtttctatgctgtaattgttccAAGGTTCTATGGTTGTGTTCACAATTCAGTTGTAGAATCAGACAGCCCAACTCCTCAACGCTGATCAGCTGCCTCTGGTGTGGCACACctttctctcccccactcctctggctttctctggcagctcattccgcacACTCACCTCCCACTGTGtccctctctcctctcacctGACACCAGATGAGAGGGTAAAGGGTGAGGTCAAGTTGGCCACAATCCTATCACTCGCCAGCATGTCGCAGTCATCCTGTTCCCATGATCAAAAACTTGCTCCTTGTGTTGGAAATCAGGGGAGGAATTGGTGAGGTTCAGCTGCGGAGAAGGAGCTGGGGCTTCTGGGATAGCTGCCGGTGTCCAGCATGGGCCGAACAGCCTCATTCTGCTCTGGCAGCTCGAGGACCTCACCTGTGGCTGGGCAAGTGCCTGATGTCTTCCATTGGTAGGTAAAGACGCACCTCTTTAACTTGGGTCAGATCCGCGAGGCCAAAAGGGGTTGGGAACGAATTTCCCTGCACCCACTCTCCAGCCCCTCAGAGGGCCAGGGCTCAAATTCCTCTCGTTCGGTGCACACCGAGCCTTTCGCTGGCCTTTCAGGAAGTAAAGTCTTGCGAGGGTCAAACGATAACCATTTAAGTTCCTTTAATCTAGTAAAGCAATTTCCCCTGATGTAACCTGACACTCCTCCCTAATTATCTTCTGGGTCTGTCTTAAAGAATTTCTACTTGTTAATAAGCTGGTTGGAAAAACC
Above is a genomic segment from Narcine bancroftii isolate sNarBan1 chromosome 2, sNarBan1.hap1, whole genome shotgun sequence containing:
- the LOC138754699 gene encoding torsin-4A-like isoform X2, producing the protein MEDIRHLPSHRKRREMEGQKKYRLVRVTTKLRLVRSRRQPRSRTGADTASLHRPAEKKKCGSKRRVGHKPQRLAGAWPGTDALATCLLYVLGGVVAAQVYSGSEDPEEIVAAYELGHLERMLYGELVGQALAVQRLTRLLRGYLSTSRPTEPLLLSVHGPRGVGKSFLGMLLSKHFKSTLEPEVVYLHSALHHPEGDVSSQAPVVLSRARKTSHVPFLLFDHMEHAAPKLLDSVSQLLASSHPDGAIFILLSSIGGDLVARRPVGSREALARLAKGRHPLWASARFITLLPLDLPHVGQCTRRAMERAGFYPDDPRANHVAGALTYYRAGRRFFSQLGCKPVPAMIRKLKAQEDLLAKAVAGKSGQLLPTEGRGISQNIRDNKIGEQEAHHPIESAPPS
- the LOC138754699 gene encoding torsin-4A-like isoform X1, which produces MPDRAVERQAEGFQPAEFVQWPGFFFGLNKGAVSALGGRGCGRDLQDITARSPDGPGILHSDVHGAGQSCRQIGVQGIQPSNLSRRLQAQGKGITGRKRREMEGQKKYRLVRVTTKLRLVRSRRQPRSRTGADTASLHRPAEKKKCGSKRRVGHKPQRLAGAWPGTDALATCLLYVLGGVVAAQVYSGSEDPEEIVAAYELGHLERMLYGELVGQALAVQRLTRLLRGYLSTSRPTEPLLLSVHGPRGVGKSFLGMLLSKHFKSTLEPEVVYLHSALHHPEGDVSSQAPVVLSRARKTSHVPFLLFDHMEHAAPKLLDSVSQLLASSHPDGAIFILLSSIGGDLVARRPVGSREALARLAKGRHPLWASARFITLLPLDLPHVGQCTRRAMERAGFYPDDPRANHVAGALTYYRAGRRFFSQLGCKPVPAMIRKLKAQEDLLAKAVAGKSGQLLPTEGRGISQNIRDNKIGEQEAHHPIESAPPS
- the LOC138752990 gene encoding uncharacterized protein, with translation MDTAQDARGKTLPTVKNIYRDQRAAAIVKDPHHPAHILFSLLPSGKSNHDTAGQDTLEKETGEGSERKLEKSTLMLSGWRMPSFYYLEEFEEIQDITKVSCKFLQCPVERILPGTEAPLHRTGRDYEEFGTRPATSREPVSNPSRKAASILKDHPPPHHPSRALFTLPPSRKEFQEPEDELSAAQGQLLPLRHLIPERTMNHRDRHHLFIFKKFMNCNFYSNFVPCSAQHHCCKTINVIKIKLFR